The Bifidobacterium sp. WK012_4_13 genome contains the following window.
GGGCATGCAAACCGCGTGCATTCACGGAGGATGGTATGGCACACCAGAAACAGGCGGGCTGCAAGCGGAATATGCCCGCATTCCGCTAGCCGACGGCAGCTTGGTGAAAGTTCCTGACGTTGACCCCGATACCGCTCCTGCGGACCTGCTCGCATCGCTATTGACACTTTCCGATGTGTATCTCACGGGATATCACGGAGCGTTCATGGGAGAAGTGACCTCAGAGAAAACGGTGACGGTGATCGGTGACGGCGCAGTAGGTTTGTCCGCTGTCCTGGCATCAAGACAACTCGGTGCGCAGCGCATCATATTGATGGGCAGACATCAAAACCGCACTGATCTTGGCAAGGAATTTGGTGCCACTGATGTTGTCCCGGAGCGTGGAGACGAAGGAATCGCCCATGTTCTCGACCTTACTGGTGGTGAAGGAACGCATGTGGTCATCGAAGCGGTCGGTTTGATGCCTGCCTACCTGCAGGCATGCGGTGTGATCCGTCCTGGCGGCATGATCAGCCGTATCGGCGTTCCTCAATATGAGGAGGCACCAATCGGGTTTGGCTCCTTGTTCGGTAAGAATGCTCGTTTGGCAGGCGGGCCTGCGCCAGTTCGTGCGTACATAGAGGAAGCGATTCCCAAGGTTCTTAATGCAGAGATTCACCCAGGGAAGGTCTTTGACGAGACCCTTGGACTCGATGAGGTCGCGAAGGGCTATGGAGACATGAATGACCGGCAGGCATTAAAAGTGATGATCAGACCCTGAAGGTGCCGATGGGTGTTACGTATCGGCTGTACACAGGCATCAAGATTGCAAGTACGGAACAATCCTGCAAAAGGTCGGCTGTGAATATCTGCACGATGTGTTGCATCTGACATCTTCCAACAGATTGCATGGCCGTATGCGATTTCAGGCGGCTGCATGTCCAGGGGTGACTGGCTTCTGGTGTACAGGGTTGACGAGCAGGTCATTGTTGTATGGCGCCAGACCGAACTGGATCGTCTGCTCGACGAGATTCGTGAGCGGAAAGTTCTGACGTGCGGAAGCTCGACAGATTGGGTAGGCATGTGCAACCTCGTGGATCTCGTGAGTCTCCTGCAGAGAAG
Protein-coding sequences here:
- a CDS encoding alcohol dehydrogenase catalytic domain-containing protein, translating into MKAAFMYGAGDVRIEEIDKPVIMRDTDAIVRMVRACVCGSDLHPYRSMPKSDQGVPMGHELIGIVEETGSAVSTVTAGDFVIAPFAFQDNTCVFCREGMQTACIHGGWYGTPETGGLQAEYARIPLADGSLVKVPDVDPDTAPADLLASLLTLSDVYLTGYHGAFMGEVTSEKTVTVIGDGAVGLSAVLASRQLGAQRIILMGRHQNRTDLGKEFGATDVVPERGDEGIAHVLDLTGGEGTHVVIEAVGLMPAYLQACGVIRPGGMISRIGVPQYEEAPIGFGSLFGKNARLAGGPAPVRAYIEEAIPKVLNAEIHPGKVFDETLGLDEVAKGYGDMNDRQALKVMIRP